A window of Nasonia vitripennis strain AsymCx chromosome 3 unlocalized genomic scaffold, Nvit_psr_1.1 chr3_random0004, whole genome shotgun sequence contains these coding sequences:
- the LOC103317128 gene encoding uncharacterized protein LOC103317128, with protein MKIHPTSNMLLPIMNPKPVAPIELLEMIFCGCKTNCNTSRCSCKKAEIKCSYSCKNCNGQSCENTSNSHKVILESDTEERQDDIDDIEDNENLWNDEINDLQEEEVDETQTEN; from the exons ATGAAAATTCACCCTACGAGTAATATGCTACTACCTATTATGAATCCTAAACCAGTTGCACCAATCGAATTACTAGAGATG ATATTCTGTGGATGTAAAACAAACTGTAACACATCCCGATGTTCGTGCAAAAAGGCTGAAATAAAATGTAGTTACAGTTGTAAAAATTGCAATGGCCAAAGCTGTGAAAATACTTCAAATTCGCATAAGGTCATACTTGAGAGTGATACAGAAGAGCGACAAGATGATATAGATGATATAGAAGATAATGAAAATCTGTGGAATGatgaaataaatgatttacaagaagaagaagttgATGAAACACaaactgaaaattaa